A segment of the Streptomyces sp. XD-27 genome:
ATCCCGGCCCGGGCGCCGGGGATGCCGGAGCCACGGCGGCCGAACGCGGTGGCCCGGAGGCGGCGAACGCCTCGGCCGCCACCTCCCGGAAGCCCCGGACCGTGCTGCTCCAGCGGAAGCTCTCGGCGCGGCGGCGGGCCGCCGCCCCCAGCGCGTCCCGCCGCCCGGCGCTGAGCGCCAGGGCGCACCAGGCGGCCGCGAAGGAGCTCTCGCCGCGCGCCAGCACGCCGGTGGCGCCGTCGGCGATGGAGTCCCGCAGCCCGGGGATGTCGAAGCCGATGGCCGGGGTGCCCCGGATCGCGGCCTCCATCACCACCAGCCCCCACCCCTCGACCAGCGAGGGGTGCAGCAGCAGCCAGGACGCGCACAGCAGGCGGTGCTTCTCCTCCTCGGACACGTGCCCGGCGAAGGTGACGCCGGGCCCGGTCATCGCCTCCAGCCGGGCGCGCTCGGGCCCGTCGCCGACGATGACCAGCCGCCCGCCGGTGACCGGCCGGACCCGCTCCCACAGCCGGAGCAGCAGGTCGATCCGCTTGTACTCGACCAGCCGGCCCATGGCGAGGAACAGCGGTTCGCGGGCCTTGGGCAGCACAGTGCCCGGCTCCGCCACGCCGTTGTGCACGATCCGGATCCAGTCCTGTGGCACGCCCAGCGCGCGCAGCGCCGCGGCGGTGGAGCCGGAGACCGCGACCATCAGATTGCCGCGGTGCGTGCCGGCCAGTGCCCAGCGCTCCAGGCGTCTGCCGAACCGTGCGGCGGGCGCGGGCAGCCGCATCCCCCACAGGTCCGTGTGCACGTGGTTGACCAGGCACAGGGTGGGCCCGCGGTGCCACAGCGGCGCCAGATACGGCATGCCGTTGCTGACCTCGACCAGCAGATCGCAGGCGCCGACCTGCCGGGCGAACGCGTGGCGCGCCCGCAGATAGTGATCGGCGTCGCCGCCCACCGACACCACGCGGTAGCCGCGGTGGGTGGCCGGTCCGCCGCACAGCAGCGTGACCTCGTGGCCGTGGGCGGTGAGCCCGTCGGCGATGCGGTCGATCAGCAGCTCGGAGCCGCCTGCGGCCGGGTTGCCCAGGTCACGCCGGGCCAGGAAGACGATCCGGCGCGGCATCGGGGACGCCGGCCGTGCCGGTGGCGCCACGGGCAGCGGGGCGGGCGCCGCGGGGAGGTGCGAGGTGGCGGGGATCCGCGCGGTGGGCGCGGCGTGCGGGAGGGCGTGCGTGGGGGGTGAAGTCTGCACGTGCTGGGGCATGAGCGCTCCAACTCGTCTCGGGGGAGGGAGAGCGGGGGGAGCGGACCGGGGGTGCGTGCGCTTGCTCGTGAGGTGTGCTCAAGTTTTCGCCGAAGCGTTCGACTCCGGCTACTCACCGAAGTGACAATTTCCGGGCCTCCCCTGAGGGGCGATTCATCACCCCCGCTCAGGGGCGGGTCCGGCGCGGCCGACCGCGCACCAGCAGCACGGCTCCGGCCGCGGTGAGAAAACCGCCGGTCACAGCGGCGATCAGCGGCGCGGTCCGGCCCACCAGCTCCAGCCGGTCGTTGTCATCCTTCGCCAGGTCCACCTGGTCGCGCTGGGTGGCCGCGGTGAATTCCAGGCCCTTGCCGTGCAGCAGCGTGACCCGGTCACCGCCCTTGCCGCCGGGGGCGCGCAGCGCCAGCCGGGGCGAGATGGCCGCGTTGATGATGCGGCCGGTGCGCTGGTCGGCGACGAGTTCGATCCGCTCGTTGGAGTACCACTCCTCGGCCTGCACCTGGCCCTGCCCGGCGCGGCCGACCAGCCGTCCGGGCACCTGCCGGGAGCCGACCTCGGTGGGCCGCACACTGCCGGTGAAGCGGTAGCCCCGGTGGCCCTGGACCTCCGTGGTCCCGGTGTACCGGAGCGGCACCGTCGCGCCCAGCGTGCTGTCCCACCAGCGGTACGTCCGCTTCTCCAGGTCGAAGG
Coding sequences within it:
- a CDS encoding glycosyltransferase family 4 protein, with protein sequence MPQHVQTSPPTHALPHAAPTARIPATSHLPAAPAPLPVAPPARPASPMPRRIVFLARRDLGNPAAGGSELLIDRIADGLTAHGHEVTLLCGGPATHRGYRVVSVGGDADHYLRARHAFARQVGACDLLVEVSNGMPYLAPLWHRGPTLCLVNHVHTDLWGMRLPAPAARFGRRLERWALAGTHRGNLMVAVSGSTAAALRALGVPQDWIRIVHNGVAEPGTVLPKAREPLFLAMGRLVEYKRIDLLLRLWERVRPVTGGRLVIVGDGPERARLEAMTGPGVTFAGHVSEEEKHRLLCASWLLLHPSLVEGWGLVVMEAAIRGTPAIGFDIPGLRDSIADGATGVLARGESSFAAAWCALALSAGRRDALGAAARRRAESFRWSSTVRGFREVAAEAFAASGPPRSAAVAPASPAPGPGSGR
- a CDS encoding DUF3068 domain-containing protein, with protein sequence MRRSVSPLHLIIFGFGVFLLVLAPMLAWYVEPRAKRTPIDTDATTVFTGQGTYFDADAVKERSGQRLTITRHVLGDVRDSDRHTAVWDVSTTIDTPRSLPLKDPRKSFQWTTERWVTDRRTNAPEHCCGESPRPFQGEAYLKFPFDLEKRTYRWWDSTLGATVPLRYTGTTEVQGHRGYRFTGSVRPTEVGSRQVPGRLVGRAGQGQVQAEEWYSNERIELVADQRTGRIINAAISPRLALRAPGGKGGDRVTLLHGKGLEFTAATQRDQVDLAKDDNDRLELVGRTAPLIAAVTGGFLTAAGAVLLVRGRPRRTRP